A single genomic interval of Eurosta solidaginis isolate ZX-2024a chromosome 3, ASM4086904v1, whole genome shotgun sequence harbors:
- the LOC137243525 gene encoding alpha-tocopherol transfer protein isoform X1, translated as MAQIRPLAPELAEVARTVNNEVESRIAGDIIELRQWIEDQPYLTARTDDQFLVGFLRFCKYDMDATKKRIDYYFTYKTTAGDLLKNRRLDDKVYGICRAGIFATLPKPVGPGGPRIHFTRMGHIDTSLYTAKDIFRFITFRSEIEANTDDNWIISGVLEIIDFSKIPYALLRQFDANLFKKMAAFLEYGVPTNLVGTHIVNASMDAQIILNLVRLVMKQKELLHIHSSLESLQKTIGKEYLPVEYGGNNGTYEEAMEHFEQQLNEFSDYFDEDEKYGVDESLRQTITTTEATVAAGTGANKTTSTPVSPPSPKCVSVPEASLRKLNID; from the exons ATGGCACAAATACGACCATTGGCACCCGAGTTGGCTGAGGTCGCGCGCACCGTAAATAATGAAGTGGAATCACGTATTGCAGGTGATATTATCGAGTTACGCCAATGGATTGAAGATCAGCCATATTTGACAGCGCGCACCGATGATCAATTCCTTGTGGGCTTCCTGCGTTTCTGTAAATACGACATGGATGCAACAAAGAAACGTATAGATTATTATTTCACATACAAAACAACAGCCGGTGATTTATTAAAGAATCGACGCCTGGATGATAAAGTATATGGAATTTGCCGTGCTGG cATATTCGCTACACTTCCGAAGCCAGTGGGTCCTGGTGGTCCACGCATACATTTTACACGTATGGGTCACATTGACACTTCACTTTATACGGCCAAAGATATCTTCCGTTTTATAACGTTTCGTTCCGAAATTGAAGCTAACACCGACGATAATTGGATTATAAGTGGTGTACTTGAGATaatcgatttttcgaaaattccaTACGCGTTATTACGACAATTCGATGCCAATTTGTTTAAGAAAATGGCTGCGTTCTTAGAATATGGCGTTCCAACCAATTTAGTGGGTACACACATTGTAAATGCTTCCATGGATGCTCAGATCATATTGAATTTGGTGCGATTAGTTATGAAACAAAAAGAATTG CTACACATACACTCATCGCTAGAGTCTCTCCAGAAAACTATTGGCAAAGAATATCTACCTGTTGAATATGGTGGCAACAATGGCACCTATGAAGAGGCCATGGAACATTTCGAACAACAGCTCAATGAATTTAGCGATTATTTCGACGAGGACGAAAAATATGGAGTCGATGAGAGTTTGCgacaaacaataacaacaactgagGCAACAGTTGCAGCTGGAACGGGAGCAAATAAAACGACGTCCACACCAGTATCGCCGCCATCGCCTAAATGTGTGAGTGTACCTGAGGCATCTTTACGTAAATTGAATATCgattaa
- the LOC137243525 gene encoding alpha-tocopherol transfer protein isoform X2, translated as MAQIRPLAPELAEVARTVNNEVESRIAGDIIELRQWIEDQPYLTARTDDQFLVGFLRFCKYDMDATKKRIDYYFTYKTTAGDLLKNRRLDDKVYGICRAGIFATLPKPVGPGGPRIHFTRMGHIDTSLYTAKDIFRFITFRSEIEANTDDNWIISGVLEIIDFSKIPYALLRQFDANLFKKMAAFLEYGVPTNLVGTHIVNASMDAQIILNLVRLVMKQKELLHIHSSLESLQKTIGKEYLPVEYGGNNGTYEEAMEHFEQQLNEFSDYFDEDEKYGVDESLRQTITTTEATVAAGTGANKTTSTPVSPPSPKCKSSFNIWNLLSS; from the exons ATGGCACAAATACGACCATTGGCACCCGAGTTGGCTGAGGTCGCGCGCACCGTAAATAATGAAGTGGAATCACGTATTGCAGGTGATATTATCGAGTTACGCCAATGGATTGAAGATCAGCCATATTTGACAGCGCGCACCGATGATCAATTCCTTGTGGGCTTCCTGCGTTTCTGTAAATACGACATGGATGCAACAAAGAAACGTATAGATTATTATTTCACATACAAAACAACAGCCGGTGATTTATTAAAGAATCGACGCCTGGATGATAAAGTATATGGAATTTGCCGTGCTGG cATATTCGCTACACTTCCGAAGCCAGTGGGTCCTGGTGGTCCACGCATACATTTTACACGTATGGGTCACATTGACACTTCACTTTATACGGCCAAAGATATCTTCCGTTTTATAACGTTTCGTTCCGAAATTGAAGCTAACACCGACGATAATTGGATTATAAGTGGTGTACTTGAGATaatcgatttttcgaaaattccaTACGCGTTATTACGACAATTCGATGCCAATTTGTTTAAGAAAATGGCTGCGTTCTTAGAATATGGCGTTCCAACCAATTTAGTGGGTACACACATTGTAAATGCTTCCATGGATGCTCAGATCATATTGAATTTGGTGCGATTAGTTATGAAACAAAAAGAATTG CTACACATACACTCATCGCTAGAGTCTCTCCAGAAAACTATTGGCAAAGAATATCTACCTGTTGAATATGGTGGCAACAATGGCACCTATGAAGAGGCCATGGAACATTTCGAACAACAGCTCAATGAATTTAGCGATTATTTCGACGAGGACGAAAAATATGGAGTCGATGAGAGTTTGCgacaaacaataacaacaactgagGCAACAGTTGCAGCTGGAACGGGAGCAAATAAAACGACGTCCACACCAGTATCGCCGCCATCGCCTAAATGT